The DNA segment TAAAGTTTGGAATGACCGATTATGACATCAGAGGCTTCTGATCTTCCTGATTGGAAGGACCAGACTCCATGGCGCTCAGCAACAGTAGTGGACAATAGCATCTCGCCAGAGCTTCTCTCCACTGCCAGTTGCCCCATATCTTGGAGAAGGGACGACCACTTGTGTTTAGCCCAAGTCCAGAAGAGTTGGGACAAAGTACAGTCTAGGCTTCGAGGAAGGGAAGAGTTTGGGAGAAGTCATGACCAGTCATCAACCCAGTTCCCAGGCTGACGACCAGAGCTCCCAGCCCAGCTCCTCAGGGTGCCCCCTGGAGGTGACTGCCTATGAAGAAAGCCCAGGACCGTCAGCCCCCTTGGCCGGTTGCAGCTCCCTGCCTCAGCACCCCGGCTGTAAGAGGATGAGGTCAGTGGCGTTCAGAGCGGAGGTGGAGGGCGACCCGGCCACTGAGGCCCAGGACCTCTGGGTCGTGGAGTCACTGAGTGGGCTCAAGATGAAGCTGAAGCGACAGCGGGTGTCTTCAGTGCTGCCTGAGCACCACGGTGTCTTCAACAGGCTGCTCGAGGATCCCGTCATTAAGAAATTCCTCGCCTGGGACAAAAAGCTGGAAGTATCTGACAAGTATCTCCTGTCCATGGTGATAGCTTACTTTAGCCGGGCTGGGTTCTTCTCCTGGCAATACCATAGAATCCATTTCTTCATCGCTCTCTATGTGGCCAGCGACATGGAAGAGGACAACCAGGCCCCCAAACAGGCcatcttttcattcctttatggAAAGAAGCACTCCCAGCGTCCCTTGTTCCACAAACTGCGTTTCCAGTTCATCCGTTCTATGGGCTGGAAGACGAGGGTCACTCGGGAAGAGTGCGAGCAGATCCAGGCTTTTGATCCAGACCTCTGGGTGTGGAGAAGAGACCGCACCCTCTTGCCCTAGAGGCCCCAGGACCACGCAGGCCTGAGGTCATCGGCCTTTGCAAAGATCACAGAGCCCAGGGGAGATGAGGATGTTCACCATGAGGTCAATCACTGATGACAGCcgtgaggaaggaagggagaagcctCTTGTGCAGATAATCGGGAACAACACAGCATCTTCTAGAATGAGCTGAAGAGAGTTTTCGTGTCATACTCCTAGGAGCGGGGCGTGCTTCTAGGAGTCTGTGGCACGACAATAAGAAATCAGGGCTTTTTCAGGTTCCAGCCTTTTGGAAGGCACCACCTCAATTTTCAGATCATTTCATTCAAATTTCCCCTGAGATGAACATTAGAGGTCCCATTTTTTAGACACTTGTTTTGCCCAGtctagatatataatatatattatatataataaatattcatatatttgttttaaatagtttTGAAATTGTCTTCATTTTGAAACATCTGGTTCTTACAAACTTTTGTAATGAGTATTATAGCTGttgtatatttacacatatatacaatttgaCTCACATTTTCAagagagatttttgttttcatctattacataatatacattttatctACTACATAATATTTCCATTCTACTTATAGCTAGGTGGGTATTTCCTCCCAATTCTTGTCAgcataaatttgtatttttttaggtCTCATTATTGAATTGTGGGAATTCAGTCATAATTTTTTAACTTGTCTCAACATGTTTGTATGTTATTTTAGATTATTAAAGAGTACTGAGTATTAAAGAGTAATATAATAAAGATGAAAGTCTTctcacaaaaaaaatttaaaaaaaaatattgagctgctcatgcagctcaatattaaagaaacaaacaacccaatccaaaaatgggcagaagacctaaatagacatttctccatagaatacatacagatggccaagaagcacatgaaaagctgttcagcatcactaattattagagacatgcaaatcaaaactaaaatgaggtatcacctcacatcagttagaatgggcatcatcagaaaatctgcaaacaacaaatgctggagagggtgtggggaaaagggaaccctcctgcactgttggtgggaatgtaaaatgatacagccactatggaaaacagtatggaggttcattaaagaactaaaaatagaattaccatatgatccagcaatcccactactgggcatatacccagagaaaaccacaattctaaaagatacatgcaccccaacattcattgcatcactatttacgatagccaggtcatggaaacaacctaaatgcccatcaacagacaaatggataaagaagttgtggtacatatacacaatggaatattactcagccataaaaaggaacaaaattgggtcatttgttgagacatggatggatctagagactgtcatacagagtgaagtaagtcagaaagagaaaaacaaatatcgtatattaacgcatgtatgtgaaacctaggaaaatggtacagatgaaccggtttgcagggcagaagttgagacactgatgtagagaacaaacgtatggacactaaggggggaaagctgcggggggagtggggatggtggtgtgatgaattgggcgataggaattgacatgtatacactgatgtgtataaaactgatgacaataaaaaaaacaaaaaacaaaaacctagcaTCTATTAAACATAACATGATATGAGATGaacaaagaaataatttgaaagacAAAAAATTTAAGGCAAATAGTATGCTCATCATTAAAGTCATGACGGGTTAAAGAAATATTCTATACAATAGTGTGATTACGCAGTATATTTTGTTCACTATAAATCAAGAAAGCTAACCAGCATTTCTGCTATCTTCTTGACATAGTACACATACAATACCCACTCATTTTCCGGTCTCTTTTCATTGTTAAACTATTCTTGCTCTTAATGTTCTGCTCTCTGGGGAAACTGCAACACACAAAACAggaagtttggggcttccctggtggcgcagcggttgagagtccacctgccgatgcaggggacacgggttcgtgccctggtccaggaagatcccacatgccgcggagcggctgggcccgtgagccatggtcactgagcctgcacatccggagcctgtgctccacaactggagaggccacaacagtgagaggcccgcgtaccacaaaaaaaaaacaaacaggaagttaTTTAATACAACTTACTATTTTAGAAGGGAAAAACCCAAGCAACtgattaagaaatgaaaattttattcaaattgtTGTTTGATTTTCATGTCACCAAATAACCGGCATGCTTTTAATCATCAAACTAAATTGAGTAGTTTATTTGGCATCAAATGTATAATCagatataatatttgtatatttaacaaatatcaaCAAGCTGGGTAATATCAAATTAGCAGCCTTTACTCTTTCCTGAAAAGAAAGGATGTCTTTTTCAATGTACATTTTTTCTAGGAGCAGTAAATATTATTAAAGAAAGCCACATGGAAGAAACAGTTACAAAACAGTATGTAGTCACCATCATCTGTAGGATTTGAGAAGTCCATGGAGTGTTCAGTTTCATCAATCATGATGGAACTAGATTCCATGTTACATTTTGATagccaaataactcaatttaccATTACACCTACTAAAACTATATGCAGTATAATTTATCCTCTTTTGATTGCGTAGTGGCCACCATAAAACTCTGCACTGTCTCTGATAAACATGACCTCATTTGCTACTGAACAATGCTGAGATACAAACAAGCTTGATGTGATCTTGTGAAAACAAAGGGCACCACTTTAAAATTTGAAGAACCCCCCCCCGCTATTGGtttaatgattccctttctctcttcagtACAAATTCCCAGGCAGAAAATGGCCTCCTTGGCTTTCAGCTACTGTCATTTTTCCATCTAGGTTGAAAGAGTGTCTTCCctaatgattttgttttctacacGAAAATCTCTTCCTAGTCATTAATATCTCAAGATTCAGAAGCTTCTATATTCTTTCGTATTCAGAAGCTCCACACACTAGTTTTGTAATATCATTGCTATGTTCCTGTTCAACTTTTGCCACATTTAATACTTCCTTCACTTGCTCTATATCAAAAAGCTTGTCCACAAACATTAATACAGTTCTGGTTATATGTAAGGCATATTATTTTCATTGAGTTTATTGTCTGAGTATGAAGGAATAggcttaaatatttcaaaaatcgaTGTTATCTGTTCTTGTAAGATTTATTCCAAAAAGAATACCAATGCTTTTTCATCATgagaaatttgcaaaaataatgatgtcatggtttttttttctagACTAGCCTTGAAATATCATACTTAACATAATTTCAAGCACAATCATGATAGAATCATAAGCACAGCATTTTAATGAAACACATTATTTTTCACCAGATATATCTAGCTTCCTGATATCACTTTAAGATAAGaaagtaatttttcaaaaaaacaaagcatATGATTCACTTAATTGTGTTTGCTTTTGAAACTACAGGGACTTTGCAAAGTTCATTGGATCATAGATGGGGCAGTGGTTCAGTCTGAAGCACTCAGAAAACTTT comes from the Kogia breviceps isolate mKogBre1 chromosome 6, mKogBre1 haplotype 1, whole genome shotgun sequence genome and includes:
- the LOC131758159 gene encoding speedy protein E4-like, producing MTSHQPSSQADDQSSQPSSSGCPLEVTAYEESPGPSAPLAGCSSLPQHPGCKRMRSVAFRAEVEGDPATEAQDLWVVESLSGLKMKLKRQRVSSVLPEHHGVFNRLLEDPVIKKFLAWDKKLEVSDKYLLSMVIAYFSRAGFFSWQYHRIHFFIALYVASDMEEDNQAPKQAIFSFLYGKKHSQRPLFHKLRFQFIRSMGWKTRVTREECEQIQAFDPDLWVWRRDRTLLP